In Musa acuminata AAA Group cultivar baxijiao chromosome BXJ3-9, Cavendish_Baxijiao_AAA, whole genome shotgun sequence, a single genomic region encodes these proteins:
- the LOC103996719 gene encoding short integuments 2, mitochondrial isoform X2, whose amino-acid sequence MIPLSSANEDLQSLLSCKRRIIALNKKDMANPNIMHRWVQHFESCKQDCLSMNAHLKSSVSQLLALVELKLKEVISREPTLLVMVVGVPNVGKSSLINSIHQIANSRFPVQEKIKCATVGPLPGVTQDIAGYKIANRPSIYVLDTPGVLVPSIPDIETGLKLALTGAVKDSVVGEERIAQYLLAILNSRRTPLHWDRLGNERMRTAPEFDGRNKNIFADSIPKRRRQLNVSDSDALYIEDLVREVQRTLYLTFKDFEGNLEEEGELESLIDAQLTALRKSFRIPSHRACDEARTMVSKKLLTLFRTGKLGPFILDNLPNSS is encoded by the exons ATG ATTCCATTATCATCCGCTAATGAGGATCTCCAGAGTCTGCTTTCCTGTAAGAGGCGTATAATTGCCCTAAATAAGAAAGATATGGCAAATCCGAACATAATGCAT CGATGGGTACAGCATTTTGAGTCATGCAAGCAAGACTGTCTGTCAATGAATGCTCACCTCAAAAGTTCTGTAAGCCAG CTTCTAGCACTTGTGGAGTTGAAATTGAAGGAAGTCATTTCTAGAGAACCTACACTTCTTGTTATGGTTGTTGGTGTCCCAAATGTTGGCAAATCATCTCTTATCAATTCTATCCATCAGATTGCAAATTCTCGTTTTCCAG TGCAGGAGAAGATCAAGTGTGCTACGGTGGGACCATTGCCAGGTGTGACACAGGACATTGCAGGATACAAG ATTGCAAATCGGCCTAGCATATATGTACTGGATACACCAGGTGTCCTTGTGCCTAGCATACCAGATATAGAGACGGGCCTAAAGCTTGCTTTAACAG GGGCTGTCAAAGACTCAGTGGTTGGTGAAGAACGCATTGCTCAATATTTATTGGCAATTTTGAATAGTAGGAGAACACCTCTACATTGGGATCGCTTAGGTAATGAACGAATGCGGACAGCACCTGAGTTTGATGGAAGAAACAAGAATATTTTTGCTGACTCAATTCCAAAGAGGAGGAGGCAATTGAATGTGTCTGATTCTGATGCTTTGTACATTGAG GATCTTGTGAGAGAGGTCCAACGAACACTGTATCTCACATTCAAAGATTTCGAGGGCAATTTGGAGGAAGAGGGTGAACTAGAAAGTCTGATTGACGCTCAACTTACGGCACTCCGGAAATCATTTAGGATACCATCTCATAGAGCATGTGATGAAGCTCGGACGATGGTCTCAAAGAAGTTACTAACCTTATTTAGGACAGGAAAACTGGGCCCATTCATACTCGACAACCTTCCAAATTCTTCATAA
- the LOC103996717 gene encoding poly(A)-specific ribonuclease PARN-like has protein sequence MAAGSGKQWWAGAVKQVTKSNFAAALQQLRTDVDSADFVAISCRKTGDSVASSRRHPWHRVLPIDTPEVAYLKARLAAESYEILQFAVCPFRLRGYKVLAYPYNFHLFPRDEINLVAPSYSFSCQTSFLTSMAQEGFDFNACIYDGISYLSRVQESIVKERNPIPQIQPVSSFSSLSVADSIFMSRIKSRVVHWWNVCKESSNTIDEDLIKSLRKLISGTELYGSRPSMSISVCSDRQVQLALQTVSHIHDNIVPLVVPDKSGGPKAVRIVLTSSEEDKNLLMTEIQNLENEQNLRVRGFREVIDVISSSNKPVIGYNCLHDFTFIHSKFIAPLPPTLFEFMCSLRLVFTNIIDINHLSKEIGPLRKAKNLPATLSYLKRQFFMPIDIELPPKAAEEKSNKAIHGNNVLQITYLFAALSALLKLNPDGQLPQGQNIMPIEDYSNIFYPICTSLQEPDDELNYLMEHAKKSSTGNLVFLWGFSHLISSKELKRELQQIHEVFTEDFELQLMDETCAAVVFSRSGLAEALLMEMGSGKFCSDALSTKTSGLRAAGYDAYRKVCMSGLWEAYLADSLENILSGSTNSLSASSEKDSSEVYWRSESTIDLSDL, from the exons ATGGCCGCCGGCAGCGGGAAGCAGTGGTGGGCCGGCGCCGTGAAGCAGGTCACGAAGTCCAACTTCGCCGCCGCCCTACAGCAGCTCAGGACCGACGTGGACAGCGCCGACTTCGTCGCCATCTCCTGCCGCAAGACCGGCGACTCCGTCGCCTCCTCCCGCCGCCACCCGTGGCACCGCGTCCTCCCCATCGACACCCCCGAGGTCGCCTACCTCAAGGCCAGGCTTGCGGCCGAGTCGTACGAGATCCTCCAGTTTGCCGTCTGCCCCTTCCGCCTCCGAGGTTACAAAGTCCTCGCTTACCC GTACAACTTTCACTTATTTCCTAGGGATGAAATAAATTTGGTTGCACCTTCCTATTCCTTCTCATGTCAAACTTCATTCCTGACGTCTATGGCTCAAGAAGGTTTTGATTTTAATGCCTGCATATATGATG GGATTTCATACTTATCCCGAGTACAAGAATCTATTGTCAAGGAAAGAAATCCCATCCCTCAAATACAACCAGTATCATCGTTTTCAAGCCTCTCAGTTGCTGATTCAATTTTTATGTCCAGAATTAAGTCAAGAGTTGTGCACTGGTGGAATGTTTGTAAAGAATCGAGTAACACAATTGATG AGGATTTGATCAAGTCCCTGCGAAAGCTCATCTCAGGTACTGAACTATATGGTTCGAGGCCTTCCATGAGCATCAGTGTCTGCAGTGATCGTCAAGTTCAGTTGGCTCTGCAG ACTGTCAGTCATATTCATGATAACATTGTACCTCTGGTTGTTCCAGACAAATCTGGAGGACCTAAGGCTGTACGTATAGTGCTGACTAGCTCAGAGGAGGATAAAAATCTTCTCATG ACCGAGATTCAAAATCTTGAAAATGAGCAGAACCTGAGAGTTCGGGGATTCCGGGAAGTGATTGATGTGATTTCCTCTTCCAATAAACCAGTCATTGGTTATAACTGTCTACATG ATTTCACATTTATTCACTCAAAGTTCATTGCCCCTTTGCCCCCAACTCTCTTTGAATTTATGTGCTCCTTGAGGTTGGTATTCACTAACATAATTGATATCAACCATCTGTCTAAGGAAATTGGCCCTTTGAGAAAAGCAAAGAATCTACCTGCCACTCTTAGTTACTTGAAGAGGCAATTCTTTATGCCTATTGATATCGAACTCCCTCCAAAAG CCGCTGAAGAAAAGAGCAACAAGGCCATTCATGGAAATAATGTTCTGCAAATAACTTATTTATTTGCAGCACTCAGTGCATTACTAAAACTGAATCCTGATGGTCAACTTCCTCAAGGACAGAACATCATGCCCATTGAAGATTATTCAAATATCTTTTATCCCATATGCACTAGCCTACAGGAACCTGATGATGAGCTTAATTATCTGATGGAACATGCCAAGAAATCGAGCACTGGTAACTTAGTGTTTTTGTGGGGATTTAGTCATTTGATTTCTTCTAAGGAGCTAAAACGTGAGCTACAACAAATTCATGAGGTGTTCACAGAAGATTTCGAGTTACAGTTGATGGATGAGACTTGTGCAGCTGTTGTCTTTTCCAGATCAGGTTTGGCTGAGGCTTTACTGATGGAAATGGGATCAGGAAAGTTTTGTTCTGATGCTTTGTCAACGAAGACATCAGGGCTGAGAGCAGCAGGGTATGACGCTTATCGAAAGGTTTGCATGTCCGGTCTTTGGGAGGCATACTTGGCTGATTCCTTGGAGAATATACTGTCCGGGTCAACCAATAGTCTGTCAGCATCTTCCGAGAAAGATTCATCTGAGGTTTACTGGAGAAGTGAGTCAACAATTGATCTAAGTGATCTCTAG
- the LOC135649429 gene encoding probable protein phosphatase 2C 33 has protein sequence MGSCLSTGGCSTPSSVSSPTSPKWPGSRRLRRSSGSEEQLHRISGRLFLNGATDCASLFTQQGKKGINQDAMIVWENFGSRNDTVFCGVFDGHGPLGHMVAKRVRDVLPLKLTDDWKCGESREFSASSPGNSASEHSTASPKEEIRDSTKFEEKDEHSQNLKMLKDSLLKAFRNMDKELKQKPGFDCFSSGSTAVTLIKQGQELVIGHVGDSRAVLGTRDKNNSLTAVQLTVDLKPNLPSEAERIRQCSGRVFALRTEPDVLRVWLPNGDSPGLAMTRAFGDFCLKDFGLISVPEISCRRLTDRDEFIILASDGVWDVLSNKEVVDIVASAPARSSAASCLVQSAVNAWRLKYPTSRIDDCAVVCLFLNAEASNISSIGTRSSNATNAGCYEQEATSSKSLACLSTVSSNETLQYVIGEGPNGNCQDLSPVDIHPDNNIAIM, from the exons ATGGGTTCGTGCCTATCGACTGGCGGGTGCAGTACCCCGTCGTCCGTCTCATCGCCAACGTCGCCGAAATGGCCCGGGTCGAGGAGGCTGCGGAGATCCTCCGGGAGTGAGGAGCAGCTCCATAGGATCTCCGGGAGGTTGTTCTTGAACGGGGCCACCGACTGCGCTTCGCTCTTCACCCAGCAGGGGAAGAAGGGCATCAATCAGGACGCCATGATCGTTTGGGAG AATTTTGGTTCTAGAAATGATACTGTTTTTTGTGGAGTTTTTGATGGCCATGGTCCACTTGGCCATATGGTTGCAAAGAGAGTCAGAGATGTTCTCCCTCTAAAGCTAACCGACGATTGGAAATGTGGGGAATCTAGAGAATTCAGCGCAAGTAGTCCAGGAAACTCTGCTTCAGAACATTCAACTGCATCTCCCAAAGAGGAGATTAGAGATTCCACCAAGTTTGAAGAAAAAGATGAGCACTCTCAGAACCTCAAGATGCTAAAAGATTCATTGCTGAAGGCTTTTAGAAACATGGATAAAGAGCTGAAACAGAAACCTGGTTTTGATTGCTTTTCCAGTGGGTCGACAGCAGTAACTTTGATCAAGCAG GGTCAAGAACTTGTTATCGGACATGTTGGAGACTCGAGAGCTGTTCTTGGTACTAGAGATAAAAACAATTCATTGACCGCGGTGCAGTTGACTGTGGACCTAAAACCAAATCTTCCAA GTGAAGCAGAAAGAATAAGGCAGTGTAGTGGCAGAGTTTTTGCTCTTAGGACTGAGCCTGATGTGTTACGTGTTTGGCTGCCTAATGGTGACTCTCCGGGCTTGGCTATGACACGAGCTTTTGGAGATTTTTGTCTAAAGGATTTTGGTTTGATTTCTGTACCTGAGATTTCGTGTAGGCGACTCACAGATAGAGACGAGTTCATCATCTTGGCTTCGGACGGG GTCTGGGATGTGCTATCCAACAAAGAAGTGGTAGACATTGTGGCCTCTGCTCCAGCTCGGTCCTCTGCTGCTAGTTGTCTCGTCCAGTCAGCAGTCAACGCCTGGAGGCTTAAATACCCAACTTCCAGAATTGATGACTGTGCTGTAGTATGCCTCTTCCTCAATGCCGAGGCATCTAACATTTCCTCCATTGGAACGAGATCATCAAATGCGACCAATGCTGGCTGCTACGAGCAAGAGGCCACCAGTTCAAAATCATTGGCCTGTCTTAGCACAGTTTCTAGCAATGAAACTCTACAATACGTGATAGGAGAAGGCCCCAACGGCAATTGCCAGGATCTAAGTCCAGTGGATATCCATCCTGACAACAACATCGCCATAATGTAA
- the LOC103996719 gene encoding short integuments 2, mitochondrial isoform X1, with translation MGGRAQMGKRIAEMGFNPGGGAINWFPGHMAAATRAIRDRLRLADLVIEVRDARIPLSSANEDLQSLLSCKRRIIALNKKDMANPNIMHRWVQHFESCKQDCLSMNAHLKSSVSQLLALVELKLKEVISREPTLLVMVVGVPNVGKSSLINSIHQIANSRFPVQEKIKCATVGPLPGVTQDIAGYKIANRPSIYVLDTPGVLVPSIPDIETGLKLALTGAVKDSVVGEERIAQYLLAILNSRRTPLHWDRLGNERMRTAPEFDGRNKNIFADSIPKRRRQLNVSDSDALYIEDLVREVQRTLYLTFKDFEGNLEEEGELESLIDAQLTALRKSFRIPSHRACDEARTMVSKKLLTLFRTGKLGPFILDNLPNSS, from the exons ATGGGTGGGCGGGCGCAGATGGGCAAACGCATCGCGGAGATGGGGTTCAACCCCGGTGGTGGCGCCATCAACTGGTTCCCCGGGCACATGGCTGCCGCCACTCGGGCTATCCGTGATCGTCTCAGGCTCGCCGACCTCGTCATCGAAGTGCGCGATGCCCGC ATTCCATTATCATCCGCTAATGAGGATCTCCAGAGTCTGCTTTCCTGTAAGAGGCGTATAATTGCCCTAAATAAGAAAGATATGGCAAATCCGAACATAATGCAT CGATGGGTACAGCATTTTGAGTCATGCAAGCAAGACTGTCTGTCAATGAATGCTCACCTCAAAAGTTCTGTAAGCCAG CTTCTAGCACTTGTGGAGTTGAAATTGAAGGAAGTCATTTCTAGAGAACCTACACTTCTTGTTATGGTTGTTGGTGTCCCAAATGTTGGCAAATCATCTCTTATCAATTCTATCCATCAGATTGCAAATTCTCGTTTTCCAG TGCAGGAGAAGATCAAGTGTGCTACGGTGGGACCATTGCCAGGTGTGACACAGGACATTGCAGGATACAAG ATTGCAAATCGGCCTAGCATATATGTACTGGATACACCAGGTGTCCTTGTGCCTAGCATACCAGATATAGAGACGGGCCTAAAGCTTGCTTTAACAG GGGCTGTCAAAGACTCAGTGGTTGGTGAAGAACGCATTGCTCAATATTTATTGGCAATTTTGAATAGTAGGAGAACACCTCTACATTGGGATCGCTTAGGTAATGAACGAATGCGGACAGCACCTGAGTTTGATGGAAGAAACAAGAATATTTTTGCTGACTCAATTCCAAAGAGGAGGAGGCAATTGAATGTGTCTGATTCTGATGCTTTGTACATTGAG GATCTTGTGAGAGAGGTCCAACGAACACTGTATCTCACATTCAAAGATTTCGAGGGCAATTTGGAGGAAGAGGGTGAACTAGAAAGTCTGATTGACGCTCAACTTACGGCACTCCGGAAATCATTTAGGATACCATCTCATAGAGCATGTGATGAAGCTCGGACGATGGTCTCAAAGAAGTTACTAACCTTATTTAGGACAGGAAAACTGGGCCCATTCATACTCGACAACCTTCCAAATTCTTCATAA